Sequence from the Deinococcus radiotolerans genome:
TCATGGGTCACGTCGACCACGGCAAGACCAGCCTGCTGGACTACATCCGCAAGACGAAAGTCGCCGCCAAGGAAGCCGGGGGCATCACCCAGCACGTCGGGGCGTTCGAGGCGAAGACCAGCAAGGGCAAGATCGTGTTCATCGACACGCCCGGCCACGAGGCCTTCACGACCATCCGCGCACGCGGCGCGAACGTCGCGGACATCGCGATCATCGTGATTGCCGCCGACGACAGCCTGATGCCGCAGACCCGCGAGGCCATCGCGCACGCGCAGGCCGCCAAGGTCCCCATGATCATTGCGATCAACAAGGTGGACCTGCCCCAGGCCGACCCCGAACGCGTCAAGACCGACCTGACCCAGCTGAACCTCGTGCCCGAAGAGTACGGCGGTGACCTGATCGTCGTGCCCGTATCCGCCAAGACCGGCGAGGGCGTCGAGGACCTGCTGGAGTACATCAGCCTGACCGCCGAACTCGAGGACCTGCGCGCCGACCCGAAAGGGGCCTTCAGTGGCGTGGTCATCGAGGGCAAGGTGGACAAGCAGGCGGGCGTCCTGGCGACCGTCATGGTGCAGGAGGGCACGCTGCACGTCAGCGACTTCCTGGTCGTGGGCGAGAACTACGGCAAGATCAAGGCCATGACCGACAGCAACGGCGCGCGCATCAAGGAAGCAGGCCCCAGCACCCCAGTGCAGGTCCTGGGCTTCAGTGAGGTGCCCAGCAGCGGCGAGAAGGTTCAGAGCGCCAAGAACGAGCACGCCGCCCGTGAAGTCGTCGCCGGCCGCGCCGACGTGCGCCGCGACGAGGAAGACGCCCGTGACCGCCGCAAGGGCCAGCGCAGCCTGGAAGACCTCCTGGGGCCGCTGGGCACCATCCGCACCGTGAACCTGATCCTGCGCGCCGACACGCAGGGCAGCGTGGAAGCCATCCAGGGCATCCTGGCCCGCAAGGAAAAGGATGACGTCAAGATCAACGTGATGCTCGCCGGGATCGGCGCGCCCACCGAGGGTGACGTGCTGCTGGCCTCCACGGCCGAGGCGACCATCCTGTGCTTCAGCGTCACCGCGTCCGGCGGCGTGAAGAAGGTCGCCGAGACCAAGGGCGTGGACATCAAGTCCTTCCGGATCATCTACGAACTCATCGACGAGGTGGACCGCCTGATCAAGGGGAACCTCGAACCCGTGTTCGAGGAGAAGTACCTGGGCCGCGCCGAGGTCCGCATGGTCATCCGCCACCCCAAGAGCGGCAACATCGCCGGGTCGTACGTCACCGACGGCAGCCTGAAACGCAACGCGAAGGCGAAAGTCACGCGCGGCAAGCAGGTCGTGTACGAGGGCACCATCGTGGGCCTCAAGCGCTTCAAGGACGACGTCCGCGAAGTGCAGACCGGTTACGAGTGCGGCATCAACGTGGACTGGAACGACGTGATGGAAGGCGACATCATCGAAGCCAGCGAGATGGTCGAAGTCGAGCAGAACTAAACCTCGCCCGAACAGCAGGAACCTCCACGTGGGGTTCCTGCTGTTTCATGGCGGCGGGCGCAGCACCCACCCCCCGCCACGGGAACGGGGGGTGAATCTGGCTTCAGGTGCCGCTGGTGGTGCCGGCAGCGCCGCCCTGGTCGGGACCGTCCTGACCCTGCGAGCCCTGAGTGTCCTGACCCTGACCGCGCGGGCCACCGGGGCCCAGGGGGCCGTCGTGGGGTCCGTGACCGCCGCGTCCGGGGCCGCCGGGGCCGCGACCGCCGAAGGCGAAGGGGTTGTCCGTGAGGTGCTGTTTCATGTCGGCGGCGCGGTCCGCGGGGATGTCCCCGGCTTTCACGGCGGCGTCGATGGTGGCGGTGCCTGCCTTCACGGCGGCGGCCTTGAGTTTCTCGGGCGTGGTGCCCAGCTGCTGGGCGAGGTTGGTGAGGAACGTGTCGGCGTAGTTGGTGCCGCTCGGGGCCGGGCGGGCGCCGGGCTGGCCCTGCATTTGCCCGGGTTTGGTCTGGCCGGGTTGGGTCTGGCCGGGTTGGGTCTGGCCCTGCTGGCTCCGCTGGCCGGGCTGGGCGGGCTGCACGCGCTGCGGCACCTGCGCGGTGACGCTGGCGCCGGCCGCGGCGGTCGTGCTGGCGCTCTGCTGGGCCAGCACCGCACCGACGGTCAGGGGCAGCGCGGCGAAGGCGATCAGGGGAAGGCGGGTTTTCATGGGGGCACACTCCTGGAACGAAAGGCTGATGGGACGGTGGGTGGGGACGTCCGGACGCCGACCACGCGGGCAGTGTGCGGGGCTGGTGTTAAGAGGCCGCTAATTCGGGTGGGTGCGGTCTGCTATCCTGGGTCGCTTTGAGATTCCCGCGTTCCCTCCGACGGGCGTGGCAGCGGACGCTGCTGACGCTGCCGGGCCTGTTCCCGCTGCTGCCGCTGCTGGCAGTAGTGCTGGGTCAGCCGTGGAACGTCCCTGATGCCGGACGCTGGGCGGCGGGGAATATCGCGCCGGCCCTCCCGGAGTTGCGGCCCGCGCCGCCGCCCGGCGCGCCGGTGCCGTTCGTGGCCGGGGACGCGCCGCGGCCGCTGGTGGTGCCGCCAGCCCCGCCCCGCGGGTCCGTGCCGCTGCCGGTGTGGTCGGAGCCGGGCGGGCCGCCCCGCCTGAGCGTGCTGGGGCGGCGGCAGTCCGATGGCGGCTGAGTGTGGGGTGACGGTGAACCCTGACCTGAAGCCCCTGAACTGAATGGAGTTGTGAATCGTGACGTACGGAAAGAAAGGCAAGAAATCCGGTCGCCCTGCCCCGCGCAGCGCGCCAAGCGCAAGTAAACCGAACCTGTGGACGGGCCTGCTGCTGCTGCTGACGCTGCTGGCGTCGGTGGCGTACATCTGGCGCCCCTGGGAACACAAGGACAACGTCTGGAGCCTGTGGAATGACAAGTTCCAGTTCATGACGCTGGGCCTGGACCTCAAGGGCGGCCTGCGGATCGAGCTGACGCCGGAGACGGGGACCGCCACGAAGGATGAGCTGGACCGCGTGAAGACGGTCATCGAGAACCGCATCAATGCGCTGGGCGTGGCCGAGCCGACCGTGACGGTCGCGGGTGGCAAGCGCGTGGTCGTGGAGATTCCGGGCGCGACGCCCGCCGTGCAGGACCGCGCGCGCGAGATCATCAAGCAGACCGCGCGTCTGGAGTTCCGGATCGTGCAGGCGAACGCGCAGCCGGATCAGAAGCTGGCGCAGGAGAACCCCCGGTCGGGCGGGTACACGCTGGCGCAGCTGGGGCCGGTCGAGGCGACGGGTGAGGTCATTCAGAACGCGCAGGCGGCGACCGATCAGCGCAGCGGGCGCTGGATCGTGACCTTCCAGAACACGGACGCCGGGTCCGCGAAATTCGGTGAGTTCACCGGCAAGAACGTCGGGAAGCTGATGGCGGTGGTGCTGGACGACCAGATTCAGAGCGTGGCGACGATTCAGCAGCGCCTGAACCGGGACGTGCAGATCACCGGGAATTTCAGCGCGGCTGAGGCGCAGCAGCTGGCGCTGGTGCTGAAGTCCGGCGCGCTGCCCATCAAGATCCGGACGGAAGCCGAGCAGTCCATCGGGCCGAGCCTGGGCGCGGACGCGATCCGCAGCGGCGCGGTCGCCTCGCTCGTGGGGATCGGGCTGGTATTCGTGATGCTGTTCGGGTACTACGGCTTCTGGTTCGGTCTGGTGGGTGCGCTGGGCCTGCTGTTCTCCAGCATCGTGATTCTGGGGATGCTGGCGGGGTTCGGCGCGACGCTGACCCTGCCGGGCATAGCGGGTCTGGTCCTGACGATCGGAGCGGCCGTGGACGGGAACGTGATCTCGTTCGAGCGCATCAAGGAAGAGCTGGTCAAGGGTAAGGGCATCAAGAACGCCATCCGCGCCGGGTATGACCACTCGACGGCGGCGATTCTGGACGTGAACGCGTCTCACCTGCTGTCGGCGCTGGCGCTGTATACGTACTCGACGGGGGCGGTGAAGGGCTTCGCGGTGACGCTGATCATCGGCGTGATCGCCTCGACCTTCTCGAACCTGGTGTTCGCGAAGTGGTTCATTCAGTGGCTGTCGCAGCGAAAGCCGAACATGAGCGCGCCGCAGTGGATCAAGGAAACCCACATCGACTTCATCAAGCCCGCGACGATCATCACGACGCTCAGCGTGCTGCTGGCGATTGCGGGCGGCGTGACCGTGCTGACCAAGGGCCTGAATTACGGCGTGGACTTCTCCTCGGGCACGACGATCACCGCGAAGACCAGCGCGGAGACGACCACCGAGCAGGTGCGCTCGGCCGTGACGGGCGCCGGGGTGGCGAAGGCGAACGGGCAGAGCACCGTAATCCTGCGCAACACCGTGGCGGGTCAGTCGGGCGCGTCGTACACCATCAAGGTGCCGGAGCTGAGCACCGAGGAGATCCGTACCGTGCAGGCCGCCGTGCAGAAGCTGCCGCAGGGCAGCGTGCAGGCCACCGAGACGGTCGGCCCGGCGGTCGGGAAGGAACTGACGCAGAAGACCATCTACGCGGTGCTGCTGGGCCTGGGCCTGATCCTGGTGTACGTGGGCTTCCGCTTTGACTTCATCATGGGCCTCGGCTCGATCCTGGCGGCCGTGCACGACGTTATGATCGCCATGGGCCTGTTCGCGCTGCTGAACCTGGAGTTCACGGTGGCGACCGTGGCGGCGCTGCTGACACTGATCGGCTACTCGCTGAACGATTCGATCATTGTGTCCGACCGCATCCGCGAGAACATCAAGGAGATGCGCGGCAAGTCGTACCGCGAGATCGTGAACCTGGCGATCAACCAGACGCTGTCACGCACGGTCATGACGTCGATCAGCACGATGCTGCCGCTGCTGAGCCTGCTGATCTTCGGCGGCCCCGTGCTGCGGGACTTCAGCCTGGTGCTGCTGGTGGGCATCCTGATCGGGACGTACTCCAGTATCTACATCGTGGCGCCGCTGGTGGTGTACTTCGAGGAGTGGCGGGACCGCCGCAAGACCGGGGGGCAGGCCGCGAAGGCCTGAGGCTGTCCTCGGAGTTGGTGGTGGGGTGCGCCCCCACCACCGCTTTTCATTTGAGACCTTACAGGAATCTACACGTATCACTCGACAGGCCATGATGGGGCGGGGTATGCTGCCCGGCGATGAGCATGCACGACCAGAAAACCGTCGCCATTGTGGGCGGCAGCGGCTACGCGGGCGGAGAATTCCTGCGCCTCGCCCTGAACCACCCCCACCTGAACGTCACGCAGGTCACCAGCGAACGCAACGCGGGCACCCCCGTCAGCATGGTGCACCCCAACCTGCGCGGCCGCACCACCCTCAAGTTCCGCCGGGCCGCCGAGCTGGACGAGGCCGATATCATCGTGCTGGCCCTCCCGCACGGCAGCGCCGCGAAGAAGATCAGCGAGTATGAGGCCAAGGGCAAGGTCATCGTGGACCTGTCCGCCGACTTCCGCCTGAAGGACCCCGAGGTCTACCGCGCCACGTACGGCGAGGACCACCCCACCCCCGAGAAACTGGGCGAGTGGGTGTACGGCAACCCGGAACTGCACCGTGAGGAGCTGCGCGGCGCGACCCGCATCGCCTGCGCCGGGTGCTTTGCCACCAGTGTCATTCTGGCCCTGTACCCGCTGCTGAAACTGGGCGTGCTGCTGCCCAAGGACATCATCGCGACCGGATTGGTCGGCAGCAGCGCCGCCGGGGCCAGCGCCAGTGACAGCAGCCACCACCCCGAGCGGGCCGGGAGCCTGCGGGTGTACAAACCCGTCGGGCACCGCCACACCGCCGAGGCGCAGCAGGAACTCCCGGGGCACTTCCCGCTGCACCTGACCGCGATCAGCACCCCGCGCGTGCGCGGCATCCTGACCACCGCGCAGGCCTGGATTCCCGACGGGTACAGCGACCGCGACGTCTGGAGTGCCTACCGCGAGGTGTACGGCGCCGAACCGTTCATCCGCATCGTGAAGGTCGCCAAGGGCATTCACCGCTACCCGGACCCCATGCTGCTGGACGGCACGAACTACTGCGACATCGGCTTCGAGATGGACCAAGACACCGGGCGCGTGGTGCTCATGTCCGCCATCGACAACCTGGTCAAGGGCACCGCCGGGCACGCCATCCAGAGCCTGAACATCGCACATGACTGGCCCGAGACGACCGGTCTGGACTTCGCGGGCCTGCACCCCGCCTGAGCCGCGGCCATACCCGGCAGGCGGGCAGGCAGGACGGAAACCCTGACATGAGAGGCGGCCACCCCAGGTGCGGGTGGCCGCCTCCACTGTGCCGCCTCAGCCGATGGGCAGGGCGTTGAAGCCGAAGGTGCCGGGGCCGACGTGCGCGCCGATGACAGGCCCCATCAGCTGCACGCGGCCGCGCTGCACGTTCAGGCCGCTGGCGACCATCGCGCTGCGCAGCGCGTTGATGCGTTCCGCGTCGCGCCCGGCGTGCATGATCGTGACGCTCAGTGGCGTGTTCCCGAAACGCTGCTTGAGGCTGCCGAGCATGTCCGCCGCGGCCTGATCCACCTTGACGCGGCGGTTGGCTTTCAGTTCACCGCGTTCGAAGGTCAGGACGGGCCGCACGCCCAGCACGCCGCCCAGCAGGGCCTGGGCGCGCCCGATGCGGCCGCTGCGGCGCAGGTAGTCCAGGGTCGCGACGGACAGTTCGGCGTACATGCTGTTGCGGGCCTCCTGCACGGCGCGCGCCACCTGATGCAGTTCCAGCCCCGCACTGACCTGCTCGCGGGCGACCAGGGCCAGCTCCGCGAGGGGACCGCAGGCGACCTCGGTGTCGATAACCTGAATGCGGGCCGTTTCGCCCAGCTGCTGCGCGGCCTGCTGGGCGTGCTTCACGGTGTCCGAGAGTTTCCCGGAGATGTGCAGGCTGACGACCGCGTCGTGCGTGCTGAGCAGCTCGAGGTACCGCTGCTCGAAGGCGGCGACGGTGACGGGTGACGTGGTGGCGCTGCCGCCGGCGCGCATGTGATCGTACACGGCGTCCGGATCAATGTCCTGCCAGTCCAGGAGCGTGCGCTGCTGCATGGTGACGTGCAGGGGAATGATGTGAATGCCCAGTTGCTTGGCATTGTCTGGGTGCAGATCACAGGTGGAGTCGGCGAGAACCGCAATCATTCTCTTTATCTATGCTTTAACGTATTACAGTTCTGTGACGCCATTCAGCCCGACGTAACAAATTTCCCTTTTCTTCAACTGGGCCTGCGCTGTTCAGTCGGTCAGAGCCGCGCGGACGGCGGCGAGGACCTGCGCGCCGTACGTCTCGATGCGCTTCGGGCCAAAGCCCGGAATGCCGTGCAGGTCCGTCTCGGTGCGGGGTTGCCGCTGCGCCAGGGCGTCCAGCGCGGCGTTCGGGAAGATCAGGAAGGCGCTCAGGCCCGTCTCCTGAGTGATGGCCCGCCGCGTCTCCCGCAGCGCCGCGGCCACCTGCTCGGTGCGGGCCGGGTCGGGGGCCACGTCGCCCAGCAGCGCGGGCGGCGCCGGGGACTCCAGCAGCGGACGTCCGCGCAGGGCCCCCAGCACCGCCGAGTTCTCACGCGCGCCGCGTTCCTGAGGCGTCGCCGGACGAACCGGGGCGGGCCGCCCATCCAGGCTGTCGCGGACGATCTGCACGACCTCATCCCCGAAGTCTGCGAGTTTGCGCTGCCCGACCCCACTGACGGTGCCCAGGCTGGCGTGGCTGGTCGGCTTGAGTTCCGTGACGCCCTTGAGGGTCGCGTCGGTGAAGATCACGTACGGCGGCACGCCCAGGCTGCGGGCGCGTTCCAGTCGCCACGCGCGCAGCGCCTCGAACAGCGGCTGGTCCTCGGGGGTGACGGGGGCGCGGCCCGCGCGGGGCTGCTTCTCGGCCCTGCGGCCCGCCGCGCGGGGTATCAGGGTGTCAGCGCGCAGGGTCAGCGTGGTCTCGCCCTTCAGGAGAGTGCGGGCCTTGCCGGTGGCGCTCAGGCCGTGGTGTTCTCCGGCGGCCAGGAAG
This genomic interval carries:
- the secD gene encoding protein translocase subunit SecD, whose translation is MTYGKKGKKSGRPAPRSAPSASKPNLWTGLLLLLTLLASVAYIWRPWEHKDNVWSLWNDKFQFMTLGLDLKGGLRIELTPETGTATKDELDRVKTVIENRINALGVAEPTVTVAGGKRVVVEIPGATPAVQDRAREIIKQTARLEFRIVQANAQPDQKLAQENPRSGGYTLAQLGPVEATGEVIQNAQAATDQRSGRWIVTFQNTDAGSAKFGEFTGKNVGKLMAVVLDDQIQSVATIQQRLNRDVQITGNFSAAEAQQLALVLKSGALPIKIRTEAEQSIGPSLGADAIRSGAVASLVGIGLVFVMLFGYYGFWFGLVGALGLLFSSIVILGMLAGFGATLTLPGIAGLVLTIGAAVDGNVISFERIKEELVKGKGIKNAIRAGYDHSTAAILDVNASHLLSALALYTYSTGAVKGFAVTLIIGVIASTFSNLVFAKWFIQWLSQRKPNMSAPQWIKETHIDFIKPATIITTLSVLLAIAGGVTVLTKGLNYGVDFSSGTTITAKTSAETTTEQVRSAVTGAGVAKANGQSTVILRNTVAGQSGASYTIKVPELSTEEIRTVQAAVQKLPQGSVQATETVGPAVGKELTQKTIYAVLLGLGLILVYVGFRFDFIMGLGSILAAVHDVMIAMGLFALLNLEFTVATVAALLTLIGYSLNDSIIVSDRIRENIKEMRGKSYREIVNLAINQTLSRTVMTSISTMLPLLSLLIFGGPVLRDFSLVLLVGILIGTYSSIYIVAPLVVYFEEWRDRRKTGGQAAKA
- a CDS encoding DegV family protein; amino-acid sequence: MIAVLADSTCDLHPDNAKQLGIHIIPLHVTMQQRTLLDWQDIDPDAVYDHMRAGGSATTSPVTVAAFEQRYLELLSTHDAVVSLHISGKLSDTVKHAQQAAQQLGETARIQVIDTEVACGPLAELALVAREQVSAGLELHQVARAVQEARNSMYAELSVATLDYLRRSGRIGRAQALLGGVLGVRPVLTFERGELKANRRVKVDQAAADMLGSLKQRFGNTPLSVTIMHAGRDAERINALRSAMVASGLNVQRGRVQLMGPVIGAHVGPGTFGFNALPIG
- the infB gene encoding translation initiation factor IF-2, giving the protein MSKVRIYTLAKDLGVENAKMLEILDGLGVSYKSVSSTIEEDTVELIKEILAAEADGGSAPAQADAEATTEAPAQAAPQATEAAQPEAAPVAEKAEAPVSSEKEIPHRAPVVTIMGHVDHGKTSLLDYIRKTKVAAKEAGGITQHVGAFEAKTSKGKIVFIDTPGHEAFTTIRARGANVADIAIIVIAADDSLMPQTREAIAHAQAAKVPMIIAINKVDLPQADPERVKTDLTQLNLVPEEYGGDLIVVPVSAKTGEGVEDLLEYISLTAELEDLRADPKGAFSGVVIEGKVDKQAGVLATVMVQEGTLHVSDFLVVGENYGKIKAMTDSNGARIKEAGPSTPVQVLGFSEVPSSGEKVQSAKNEHAAREVVAGRADVRRDEEDARDRRKGQRSLEDLLGPLGTIRTVNLILRADTQGSVEAIQGILARKEKDDVKINVMLAGIGAPTEGDVLLASTAEATILCFSVTASGGVKKVAETKGVDIKSFRIIYELIDEVDRLIKGNLEPVFEEKYLGRAEVRMVIRHPKSGNIAGSYVTDGSLKRNAKAKVTRGKQVVYEGTIVGLKRFKDDVREVQTGYECGINVDWNDVMEGDIIEASEMVEVEQN
- the argC gene encoding N-acetyl-gamma-glutamyl-phosphate reductase; amino-acid sequence: MHDQKTVAIVGGSGYAGGEFLRLALNHPHLNVTQVTSERNAGTPVSMVHPNLRGRTTLKFRRAAELDEADIIVLALPHGSAAKKISEYEAKGKVIVDLSADFRLKDPEVYRATYGEDHPTPEKLGEWVYGNPELHREELRGATRIACAGCFATSVILALYPLLKLGVLLPKDIIATGLVGSSAAGASASDSSHHPERAGSLRVYKPVGHRHTAEAQQELPGHFPLHLTAISTPRVRGILTTAQAWIPDGYSDRDVWSAYREVYGAEPFIRIVKVAKGIHRYPDPMLLDGTNYCDIGFEMDQDTGRVVLMSAIDNLVKGTAGHAIQSLNIAHDWPETTGLDFAGLHPA